One genomic segment of Anguilla anguilla isolate fAngAng1 chromosome 2, fAngAng1.pri, whole genome shotgun sequence includes these proteins:
- the LOC118221694 gene encoding inactive ubiquitin carboxyl-terminal hydrolase 54-like isoform X3, translated as MSWKRNYFASGSSGMQGIFTPRNMTSIAPSKGLSNEPGQNSCFLNSALQVLWHLDIFRRSFRQLTTHKCMEDSCIFCALKSIFAQFQFSSEKVLPSDALRSALAKTFQDEQRFQLGIMDDAAECFENLLMRIHFHISDETQEDICTAKHCIPHQKFAMTLFEQCVCNSCGATSDPLPFIQMVHYISTTSLCNQAVRMLECREKPTPDMFGELLRTASTMGDLRNCPSNCGEMLRIRRVLMNSPEIITIGLVWDSENSDLAEDVIHSLGTCLRLGDLFFRVTDDRAKQSELYLVGMVCYYGKHYSTFFFQTKIRKWMYFDDAHVKEIGPKWKDVVSRCIKGHYQPLLLLYADPRGTPVALQDLPTHLDLHHCSKAGYDSEDSGREPSISSDTRTDSSADSYTHRRSHPHHESMASRFSSDSQGTVVCHPDDDDKGSQSSMDAPGETLKDQQTPRSTPKPCPSGRLRDFKDPGPMAHSRPLSSSSSSGVGSSEPGARAHDWEDESTSSESKSSSSGGRYRPAWRPRREALNIDSIFSRERPRQAGSGPPGATALPEDAGAQGVGTGLGTGTGAGPGPGPGTGCVLTPVASVVERCPPPPPPLRGLDPPPRLIQRMESGYESSERNSNSPVSMDMPLAEANRAAPLRDAAVKKPLTPVPSWRSVPKSKSSSAILQDNRTPTPSWNSSHVNLAGEGRSELDELQEEVARRARQQELQREREKEREVAMGFNPRPSKYMDLDELQHQGTGDGSERCLAEADALLEQSLRLEQGSDLAAALCVCNQAVSKLRLAMHEGRTHTHSRTMAAETKLQKCMRRARGLQQRMQPQPQPQPQPQPAQQEQTRPQGPPSEQPGSVQVLLTTNKEGDWEVGQDTALGPPSPLHAKPLPPCRNSLSDPLSHVLSPCPLPPVGPQRNQGDHPPPSPPKWRDTAELSNIIQTSGPRIRPVHRNNATSLPALPLDCRGSEGEGLAPPELPPPPPPPPPLPPLQRQAASQVPAHESRHSNGPSPALTEPEKRVAKAGSASPQSLWISPRAHPAAPSPTSPGLAPPTRHWSSWSLDRPDSVVAAFHTPPDRHTRLSPLPHPTPSMPGHPSPPQEAAEPGTQAPEEGRGGIIGRYYNSQHAPGRGRTSPEEELSELDSLYQASLQAGPCLPRAPQGASSPAWKLGPVMAHTRLPGTAPPGRSRTPTAEIEKTVYRAPGCVSTADYQQVAASGWGPWGGEEEPYSPENLRRVARSLSGTAIGAQRQHLAVSRSFRADASATGRARPLPHLTSSHNPPVPPSDPQHHHLHLHHRPVLPTSLPQQ; from the exons GTCCTGTGGCACCTGGATATCTTTCGTAGGAGTTTTCGTCAGCTGACCACACACAAGTGCATGGAGGACTCCTGTATCTTCTGTGCTCTCAAG AGCATATTTGCGCAGTTCCAGTTCAGCAGCGAGAAGGTGCTCCCCTCCGACGCCCTGCGCAGCGCTCTGGCCAAGACCTTCCAGGACGAGCAGCGCTTCCAGCTGGGCATCATGGACGACGCCGCCGAGTGCTTC GAGAACCTGCTGATGCGGATCCACTTCCACATCTCGGATGAGACGCAGGAGGACATCTGCACCGCCAAGCACTGCATCCCGCACCAGAAGTTCGCCATGACGCTCTTCGAGCAG tgtgtgtgtaacagctgtGGGGCCACGTCAGACCCTCTACCCTTCATACAGATGGTCCACTACATCTCCACCACCTCCCTCTG TAACCAAGCCGTCCGCATGCTGGAGTGCCGGGAGAAGCCCACGCCGGACATGTTCGGGGAGCTGCTCCGCACCGCCAGCACCATGGGCGACCTGCGCAATTGTCCC agtaACTGTGGGGAGATGTTGCGTATTCGGCGGGTGCTGATGAACTCCCCAGAGATCATCACCATAGGCCTGGTGTGGGACTCGGAGAACTCTGACCTGGCTGAAGATGTCATCCACAGCCTGGGCACCTGCCTCCGTCTGGGCGAT CTTTTCTTCCGGGTGACGGATGACAGGGCCAAGCAGTCAGAGCTCTACCTTGTGGGCATGGTGTGTTACTACGGCAAGCATTACTCTACCTTCTTCTTCCAAACCAAGATCCGCAAGTGGATGTACTTTGACGACGCACACGTCAAAGAG ATCGGGCCCAAGTGGAAGGATGTGGTCTCCCGGTGTATCAAGGGACACTACCagcccctgctgctgctctacGCTGACCCCCGGGGGACGCCGGTGGCACTGCAGGACCTGCCCACTCACCTCGACCTGCACCACTGCAGCAAGGCTGGCTACGACAGCGAAGACTCAG GGCGGGAGCCGTCCATCTCCAGCGACACGCGCACGGACTCCTCGGCGGACAGCTACACGCACCGGCGCTCGCACCCGCACCACGAGTCCATGGCCAGCCGCTTCTCCTCGGACTCGCAGGGCACCGTCGTCTGTCACCCCGACGATGACGACAAGGGCTCCCAGAGCAGCATGGACGCTCCAG ggGAGACACTGAAAGACCAGCAGACCCCTCGGTCCACACCCAAGCCCTGCCCGTCGGGCCGGCTGAGGGACTTCAAGGACCCGGGGCCCATGGCGCACAGCCGGCCCCTGtcgtcctcctccagctcgggGGTGGGCAGCTCGGAGCCCGGGGCGCGGGCCCACGACTGGGAGGACGAGAGCACCAGCAGCGAGTCCAAGTCCAGCTCCTCCGGGGGGCGCTACCGCCCGGCCTGGAGGCCCCGCCGCGAGGCCCTGAACATCGACAGCATCTTCAGCCGGGAGCGGCCCCGGCAGGCCGGGAgcgggcccccgggggccacAGCCCTGCCGGAGGACGCCGGCGCGCAGGGGGTGGGGACGGGACtcgggacggggacgggggcggggccggggccggggccagGGACGGGATGCGTCCTGACGCCCGTCGCCAGCGTCGTGGAGCGCtgcccgccgcccccgccgccatTGAGGGGGCTcgaccccccgccccgcctgaTTCAGAGGATGGAGAGTGGCTACGAGAGCAGCGAGAGGAACAGCAACAGCCCTGTCAGCATGGATATGCCCCTTGCTGAGGCAAACAGAGCCGCCCCTCTCAG ggacGCTGCGGTGAAGAAACCTTTGACTCCTGTACCGTCCTGGCGCAGTGTCCCCAAATCCAAGAGCAGCAGTGCCATCCTGCAGGACAACAGAACGCCCACACCCTCCTGGAACAGCAGCCACGTCAACCTCg CCGGTGAAGGCCGCAGCGAGCTGGacgagctgcaggaggaggtggcTCGCCGCGCGCggcagcaggagctgcagagggagagggagaaggagagagaggtcgCCATGGGCTTCAACCCCAGACCCAGCAAGTACATGGACCTGGATGAGCTACAGCACCAGG GGACGGGGGACGGCTCTGAGCGCTGCCTCGCCGAGGCCGACGCCCTGCTAGAGCAGTCCCTGCGTCTCGAGCAGGGCTCGGACCTGGCCGCGGCGCTGTGCGTCTGCAACCAGGCAGTGT ccAAACTAAGACTTGCCATGCATGAGGGCAGAACTCACACTCATAGCAGGACAATGGCTGCAGAAACCAAGCTGCAAAAGTGCATGAGGAGAGCACGGGGCCTACAGCAGCGCATGCAGCCGCAGCCGCAGCCGCAACCGCAACCGCAACCGGCGCAGCAGGAGCAGACCCGCCCACAGGGGCCTCCCAG TGAACAGCCTGGCTCGGTCCAAGTATTGCTGACAACCAATAAGGAAGGGGATTGGGAAGTAGGCCAGGACACCGCCCTTGGCCCGCCCTCTCCTCTTCAcgccaagcccctccccccttgtaGAAACTCGCTCTCCGACCCTCTGAGCCATGTCCTgtctccctgccccctcccgcCTGTGGGGCCGCAAAGGAACCAGGGTGAtcacccacccccttcccctccaaaATGGAGGGACACCGCTGAGCTCTCCAACATCATCCAGACCTCAGGTCCACGGATCCGTCCTGTCCACAGAAACAACGCCACGTCTTTACCCGCACTGCCCCTTGACTGCCGGGggtctgagggggaggggcttgccCCACCAGagctcccgccccctccccctcccccacctccgcTCCCACCTCTACAACGCCAGGCTGCCAGCCAAGTCCCAGCGCATGAGTCACGACACAGCAACGGCCCCTCACCGGCTCTCACAGAGCCAGAGAAGAGGGTTGCCAAGGCAGGGTCCGCTTCCCCACAGTCACTCTGGATCTCTCCTCGTGCACACCCCGCTGCTCCATCTCCCACAAGCCCTGGGCTGGCCCCTCCTACTCGCCACTGGTCCTCCTGGAGCCTGGACAGGCCGGACAGCGTGGTTGCTGCTTTCCACACCCCGCCCGATCGCCACACCAGGCTGTCCCCTCTGCCCCACCCTACCCCGAGCATGCCAGgtcacccctccccacctcagGAAGCGGCTGAGCCCGGCACTCAGGCGCCAGAGGAAGGCCGGGGCGGGATCATCGGCCGCTACTAcaattcccagcatgccccgggCAGAGGGAGAACATCGCCAGAGGAGGAGCTCTCTGAGCTGGACTCCCTCTACCAGGCCAGCCTGCAGGCCGGTCCCTGCCTCCCTCGGGCCCCACAAGGTGCCAGCTCGCCAGCCTGGAAACTAG GGCCGGTGATGGCACACACCCGTCTCCCTGGGACAGCCCCGCCCGGACGGTCCCGAACGCCCACAGCAGAGATAGAGAAGACTGTGTACAGAGCCCCGGGCTGCGTAAGCACTGCTGACTACCAACAAGTG GCGGCGTCAGGCTGGGGGCCctggggcggggaggaggagccGTACAGCCCCGAGAACCTGCGCCGCGTGGCGCGCAGCCTGAGCGGGACCGCCATCGGAGCACAGCGCCAACACCTGGCCGTCTCCCGCAGCTTT CGCGCGGACGCCAGCGCCACAGGCCGCGCCCGTCCCCTTCCCCACCTCACttcctcccacaatcctccCGTGCCGCCTTCTGacccccagcaccaccacctccacctccatcaCCGCCCTGTCCTGCCAACATCCCTACCCCAGCAGTAG
- the LOC118221694 gene encoding inactive ubiquitin carboxyl-terminal hydrolase 54-like isoform X1, producing MSWKRNYFASGSSGMQGIFTPRNMTSIAPSKGLSNEPGQNSCFLNSALQVLWHLDIFRRSFRQLTTHKCMEDSCIFCALKSIFAQFQFSSEKVLPSDALRSALAKTFQDEQRFQLGIMDDAAECFENLLMRIHFHISDETQEDICTAKHCIPHQKFAMTLFEQCVCNSCGATSDPLPFIQMVHYISTTSLCCSNQAVRMLECREKPTPDMFGELLRTASTMGDLRNCPSNCGEMLRIRRVLMNSPEIITIGLVWDSENSDLAEDVIHSLGTCLRLGDLFFRVTDDRAKQSELYLVGMVCYYGKHYSTFFFQTKIRKWMYFDDAHVKEIGPKWKDVVSRCIKGHYQPLLLLYADPRGTPVALQDLPTHLDLHHCSKAGYDSEDSGREPSISSDTRTDSSADSYTHRRSHPHHESMASRFSSDSQGTVVCHPDDDDKGSQSSMDAPGETLKDQQTPRSTPKPCPSGRLRDFKDPGPMAHSRPLSSSSSSGVGSSEPGARAHDWEDESTSSESKSSSSGGRYRPAWRPRREALNIDSIFSRERPRQAGSGPPGATALPEDAGAQGVGTGLGTGTGAGPGPGPGTGCVLTPVASVVERCPPPPPPLRGLDPPPRLIQRMESGYESSERNSNSPVSMDMPLAEANRAAPLRDAAVKKPLTPVPSWRSVPKSKSSSAILQDNRTPTPSWNSSHVNLAGEGRSELDELQEEVARRARQQELQREREKEREVAMGFNPRPSKYMDLDELQHQGTGDGSERCLAEADALLEQSLRLEQGSDLAAALCVCNQAVSKLRLAMHEGRTHTHSRTMAAETKLQKCMRRARGLQQRMQPQPQPQPQPQPAQQEQTRPQGPPSEQPGSVQVLLTTNKEGDWEVGQDTALGPPSPLHAKPLPPCRNSLSDPLSHVLSPCPLPPVGPQRNQGDHPPPSPPKWRDTAELSNIIQTSGPRIRPVHRNNATSLPALPLDCRGSEGEGLAPPELPPPPPPPPPLPPLQRQAASQVPAHESRHSNGPSPALTEPEKRVAKAGSASPQSLWISPRAHPAAPSPTSPGLAPPTRHWSSWSLDRPDSVVAAFHTPPDRHTRLSPLPHPTPSMPGHPSPPQEAAEPGTQAPEEGRGGIIGRYYNSQHAPGRGRTSPEEELSELDSLYQASLQAGPCLPRAPQGASSPAWKLGPVMAHTRLPGTAPPGRSRTPTAEIEKTVYRAPGCVSTADYQQVAASGWGPWGGEEEPYSPENLRRVARSLSGTAIGAQRQHLAVSRSFRADASATGRARPLPHLTSSHNPPVPPSDPQHHHLHLHHRPVLPTSLPQQ from the exons GTCCTGTGGCACCTGGATATCTTTCGTAGGAGTTTTCGTCAGCTGACCACACACAAGTGCATGGAGGACTCCTGTATCTTCTGTGCTCTCAAG AGCATATTTGCGCAGTTCCAGTTCAGCAGCGAGAAGGTGCTCCCCTCCGACGCCCTGCGCAGCGCTCTGGCCAAGACCTTCCAGGACGAGCAGCGCTTCCAGCTGGGCATCATGGACGACGCCGCCGAGTGCTTC GAGAACCTGCTGATGCGGATCCACTTCCACATCTCGGATGAGACGCAGGAGGACATCTGCACCGCCAAGCACTGCATCCCGCACCAGAAGTTCGCCATGACGCTCTTCGAGCAG tgtgtgtgtaacagctgtGGGGCCACGTCAGACCCTCTACCCTTCATACAGATGGTCCACTACATCTCCACCACCTCCCTCTG CTGCAGTAACCAAGCCGTCCGCATGCTGGAGTGCCGGGAGAAGCCCACGCCGGACATGTTCGGGGAGCTGCTCCGCACCGCCAGCACCATGGGCGACCTGCGCAATTGTCCC agtaACTGTGGGGAGATGTTGCGTATTCGGCGGGTGCTGATGAACTCCCCAGAGATCATCACCATAGGCCTGGTGTGGGACTCGGAGAACTCTGACCTGGCTGAAGATGTCATCCACAGCCTGGGCACCTGCCTCCGTCTGGGCGAT CTTTTCTTCCGGGTGACGGATGACAGGGCCAAGCAGTCAGAGCTCTACCTTGTGGGCATGGTGTGTTACTACGGCAAGCATTACTCTACCTTCTTCTTCCAAACCAAGATCCGCAAGTGGATGTACTTTGACGACGCACACGTCAAAGAG ATCGGGCCCAAGTGGAAGGATGTGGTCTCCCGGTGTATCAAGGGACACTACCagcccctgctgctgctctacGCTGACCCCCGGGGGACGCCGGTGGCACTGCAGGACCTGCCCACTCACCTCGACCTGCACCACTGCAGCAAGGCTGGCTACGACAGCGAAGACTCAG GGCGGGAGCCGTCCATCTCCAGCGACACGCGCACGGACTCCTCGGCGGACAGCTACACGCACCGGCGCTCGCACCCGCACCACGAGTCCATGGCCAGCCGCTTCTCCTCGGACTCGCAGGGCACCGTCGTCTGTCACCCCGACGATGACGACAAGGGCTCCCAGAGCAGCATGGACGCTCCAG ggGAGACACTGAAAGACCAGCAGACCCCTCGGTCCACACCCAAGCCCTGCCCGTCGGGCCGGCTGAGGGACTTCAAGGACCCGGGGCCCATGGCGCACAGCCGGCCCCTGtcgtcctcctccagctcgggGGTGGGCAGCTCGGAGCCCGGGGCGCGGGCCCACGACTGGGAGGACGAGAGCACCAGCAGCGAGTCCAAGTCCAGCTCCTCCGGGGGGCGCTACCGCCCGGCCTGGAGGCCCCGCCGCGAGGCCCTGAACATCGACAGCATCTTCAGCCGGGAGCGGCCCCGGCAGGCCGGGAgcgggcccccgggggccacAGCCCTGCCGGAGGACGCCGGCGCGCAGGGGGTGGGGACGGGACtcgggacggggacgggggcggggccggggccggggccagGGACGGGATGCGTCCTGACGCCCGTCGCCAGCGTCGTGGAGCGCtgcccgccgcccccgccgccatTGAGGGGGCTcgaccccccgccccgcctgaTTCAGAGGATGGAGAGTGGCTACGAGAGCAGCGAGAGGAACAGCAACAGCCCTGTCAGCATGGATATGCCCCTTGCTGAGGCAAACAGAGCCGCCCCTCTCAG ggacGCTGCGGTGAAGAAACCTTTGACTCCTGTACCGTCCTGGCGCAGTGTCCCCAAATCCAAGAGCAGCAGTGCCATCCTGCAGGACAACAGAACGCCCACACCCTCCTGGAACAGCAGCCACGTCAACCTCg CCGGTGAAGGCCGCAGCGAGCTGGacgagctgcaggaggaggtggcTCGCCGCGCGCggcagcaggagctgcagagggagagggagaaggagagagaggtcgCCATGGGCTTCAACCCCAGACCCAGCAAGTACATGGACCTGGATGAGCTACAGCACCAGG GGACGGGGGACGGCTCTGAGCGCTGCCTCGCCGAGGCCGACGCCCTGCTAGAGCAGTCCCTGCGTCTCGAGCAGGGCTCGGACCTGGCCGCGGCGCTGTGCGTCTGCAACCAGGCAGTGT ccAAACTAAGACTTGCCATGCATGAGGGCAGAACTCACACTCATAGCAGGACAATGGCTGCAGAAACCAAGCTGCAAAAGTGCATGAGGAGAGCACGGGGCCTACAGCAGCGCATGCAGCCGCAGCCGCAGCCGCAACCGCAACCGCAACCGGCGCAGCAGGAGCAGACCCGCCCACAGGGGCCTCCCAG TGAACAGCCTGGCTCGGTCCAAGTATTGCTGACAACCAATAAGGAAGGGGATTGGGAAGTAGGCCAGGACACCGCCCTTGGCCCGCCCTCTCCTCTTCAcgccaagcccctccccccttgtaGAAACTCGCTCTCCGACCCTCTGAGCCATGTCCTgtctccctgccccctcccgcCTGTGGGGCCGCAAAGGAACCAGGGTGAtcacccacccccttcccctccaaaATGGAGGGACACCGCTGAGCTCTCCAACATCATCCAGACCTCAGGTCCACGGATCCGTCCTGTCCACAGAAACAACGCCACGTCTTTACCCGCACTGCCCCTTGACTGCCGGGggtctgagggggaggggcttgccCCACCAGagctcccgccccctccccctcccccacctccgcTCCCACCTCTACAACGCCAGGCTGCCAGCCAAGTCCCAGCGCATGAGTCACGACACAGCAACGGCCCCTCACCGGCTCTCACAGAGCCAGAGAAGAGGGTTGCCAAGGCAGGGTCCGCTTCCCCACAGTCACTCTGGATCTCTCCTCGTGCACACCCCGCTGCTCCATCTCCCACAAGCCCTGGGCTGGCCCCTCCTACTCGCCACTGGTCCTCCTGGAGCCTGGACAGGCCGGACAGCGTGGTTGCTGCTTTCCACACCCCGCCCGATCGCCACACCAGGCTGTCCCCTCTGCCCCACCCTACCCCGAGCATGCCAGgtcacccctccccacctcagGAAGCGGCTGAGCCCGGCACTCAGGCGCCAGAGGAAGGCCGGGGCGGGATCATCGGCCGCTACTAcaattcccagcatgccccgggCAGAGGGAGAACATCGCCAGAGGAGGAGCTCTCTGAGCTGGACTCCCTCTACCAGGCCAGCCTGCAGGCCGGTCCCTGCCTCCCTCGGGCCCCACAAGGTGCCAGCTCGCCAGCCTGGAAACTAG GGCCGGTGATGGCACACACCCGTCTCCCTGGGACAGCCCCGCCCGGACGGTCCCGAACGCCCACAGCAGAGATAGAGAAGACTGTGTACAGAGCCCCGGGCTGCGTAAGCACTGCTGACTACCAACAAGTG GCGGCGTCAGGCTGGGGGCCctggggcggggaggaggagccGTACAGCCCCGAGAACCTGCGCCGCGTGGCGCGCAGCCTGAGCGGGACCGCCATCGGAGCACAGCGCCAACACCTGGCCGTCTCCCGCAGCTTT CGCGCGGACGCCAGCGCCACAGGCCGCGCCCGTCCCCTTCCCCACCTCACttcctcccacaatcctccCGTGCCGCCTTCTGacccccagcaccaccacctccacctccatcaCCGCCCTGTCCTGCCAACATCCCTACCCCAGCAGTAG